The nucleotide sequence ACTCCGCGCAGAACGAAAACCCCGACCGCCTCGTCCTGTTCGACATTGATGGCGGCGCGGCCACCGAGGAAAAGTTGTTGGCCGTGATCGCGGCGCGACCGGCCGGCGAGCCGCAGCTGGCGGTGCGCAACGGGGTGGCCCACCTGCCGCGCCTGGCGCGGGCCGCGGCCCTGACCCCGCCGGATGCCCCGGGCTGGCAGTTGGCCACCACCGGCAAGGGTGACCTGACCAACCTGACCCTGCTGCCCACCGATCCGCCCGCGACGCTGGCGCCGGGGCAGATCCGCGTTCGGGTGCGCGCGGCGGGGCTGAACTTCCATGACGTGGTGGTGGCGCTGGGCGCGATCGGCGACGAGGGCCTGGGCGGCGAGGCCGCCGGGGTCGTCGTCGACGCCGGGCCCGGGACGTCGCTGCGTCCGGGTGACGCGGTGATGGGGCTGTTCCCGAACAACGCGTTCGCGCCGATCGCGGTCACCGACGAGCACACGGTGGTGCCGGTGCCGGCCGGTTGGTCGTTTACCCAGGCCGCGTCGGTGCCGGTGGCGTTCCTGACCGCGTACATCGCGCTGGTCGACATCGGCGGGCTGTCGGCCGGGCAGCGGGTGCTGATCCATGCCGGTGCCGGGGGTGTGGGTCAGGCCGCCATCCAGATCGCGCGCCACCTCGGCGCGGAGGTGTTCGCCACCGCGCACCCGAACAAGCAGCACGTTCTCACCGGGCTGGGGCTCGACGCCGGCCACATCGCCTCCTCGCGCACGCTGAGCTTCGCCGACGCCTTCGGCGCGGCCACCGCGGGGGAGGGCGTGGACGTCGTGCTCAACAGCCTGGCCGGGGAGTTCGTCGACGCGTCGCTGCGGCTGCTGCCCCGCGGGGGTCACTTCATCGAGATCGGCAAGACCGACATCCGCGCGGCCGGCGACGTCGCCGCGTCCCACCCCGGCGTCGTCTACCAGGCCTACGACCTGGCCACCGTGGCACCCGAACCGCTGCGGAGGGCCTGGGCGGCCCTCACGCCGATGTTCGCCGCCGGCGCGCTCACGCCGCTGCCCACCACCAGTTACGGCCTGCTGGCCGCCCGCCAAGCGTTCCGCGACATGAGCCAGGCCCGGCACACCGGAAAGATCGTGCTGATCCCGCCCGCGGTGCTGGACCCCGAGGGCACGGCGCTGATCACCGGCGGCACCGGGGCGCTGGGTGCGCTCGTTGCCGAACACCTGATCACCCGCCACGGCATCAAGCACCTGCTGCTGCTGTCGCGCCGCGGTCCCGACGCCCCGGGCGCCGGCGACCTGCAGCAACGGTTGACCGGGCTGGGCGCGCACGTCACCATCGCCGCCTGCGACACCGGCAACGCCGCCGAGCTGGCCGCCGCGCTGGATAGCATCGCGGCCGAGCATCCGCTGACCGCCGTCGTGCACGCCGCCGGCGTGCTGCAGGACGCCGTGGTGAGCGAACTGACCCCCGCACAGCTCGACGCGGTCCTGGCCGCCAAGGCCGACGCCGCCTGGCATCTGCATCGCCTGACCGCCGGGCACGACCTGGCCGCGTTCGTCTTGTTCTCCTCGGTGGCCGGAACCCTGGGCGGCCCCGGGCAGGCCAACTACGCGGCGGCCAACGCCGTCCTCGACGCGCTGGCCCGGCACAGCCACCACAGCCAGAACCCGGCGACCAGCGTGGCCTGGGGCTACTGGCAAACCCCCACCGGCATGACCGCGCACCTCAGCACGGCCGACCTGACCCGCCTGACCGGCAGCGGCCTGACCCCCATCACCGCGCAGCGCGGGCTGGCGCTGTTCGACGCGACCCTCGCCAGTCAACAGCCCAACCTGCTGGCCAGCCCCCTCAACACCGCGGCGCTGACCCGCCGCGCCCGCAACAACGCCCTGGACCCGATGCTGTCCGCCCTGGTCAGCAGCCGCCCGCAAGCCTCCGCCGGCAGCCCCCGCACGCTGGCCGCCACGCTGGCCGGCCAATCCCCTCAGCAGCGGCTGCAGACGCTCACCGCGATGGTCACCGCCACCACCGCAACCGTGCTGGCCCACCCGGACCCCGACGCCCTTGACCCGGACCGTCCCTTCAAGGACCTGGGCATCGACTCGCTGACCGCGCTGGAACTGCGCAACACCCTCAACCAGCAGACCGGCCTGACGCTGCCCGCCACGCTGGTCCTCGACCAACCCACCCCGACCACGCTCGCCACCCACCTGGCCGGCCTGCTCACCGACACCACCACCGCGCCGGCGGCCCCCGCGGCGAAGGTCAGCCCGCGCAGCCAGGAGCCGGTCGACAACGCGCTCGCCCCCGTCGACCAGGCGTCGTTTCAGGCGCTGCGGGCGGCGCACGGGGCGCTGCTTCAGGTCACTTGGCTCTACGACCGTGCCGTCGATCTCGAGGGCTTACGCCGTTTCCACCGCAACCTCGGCTGCGGGTTGATGGGACGCAGGATCGAACGGTCCCCGATCCCGTTCGCGCGTGATCGCTGGGTCAAGGCCCCGGCGTCGCAGGACTTCGACATCGCCGCCAGCCCGCGGCCCCGCGCCGAGGTGAGCGCATGGGCCGACGAGCGGACCCGCCTGCCCATCGATCCGGAGTGGGGACCCGGCTGGCACCTCGGAGTGCTTCCGCTCGACGACGGCGGGACCGCGGTGAGCCTGGTGGTTTCGCACACGGTCGTCGACGCCGTCGGGTTCGGCCAGGCGATAGCCGATGCCGCCGAGGGCAAGACGCGCGATTTGGGCTACCCGCCCGCTCGCTCGCGCACCCTGAGGCGCGCGTTGCGCGAGGATCTGCGCCAAACCGTCAAGGACCTGCCCGAAATCGGGCGGGCGTCGGCCGTCGCGGCCCGCAGGATCTGGCCCGACCGCAAGGGATTCACCTCCTCGGTCAGGGCGGCGCCGCCCCCGCCGAAATCCGTCGGCAGCGATCGGGTTGTCGAGGTGCCGGCCCTGACCGCCTACATCGACCTGGCGGACTGGGACGCTCGCGCGAAAAGCCTTGGCGCAACCAGCAATTCGCTGGTGGCGGGCATCGCGTGCAGACTCGCGGTGGGGCTGGGGCGCGTCCATGACGACGGAACGGTCGTGCTGCGATTCCCGGTGACGCTACGCACCGAAGACGACACCCGCGGCAACGCGCTGACGATCGTCGACGTCCCGGTCGACCCCACGCACGCGGCGACGGACCTCGCGGCGATGCACGTCACCATCACCCAAGCGATCCTCGCGGCGATGGAGGACCCCGACGACGAGAACCTGGCGACGCTCCCGCTGGCGGCGCTGATACCGACGCGGGTGACCCGGCGGCTGCTGGGGATGGCGGCCGGCGGCGCCAGCCTTCCGGTCACCGTGTCCAACGTCGGCGAGATACCCGCGGCGGCCAACCGCCCCGACGGCACCGATGCCGACTACGTGTACATGGGCAACCCCGAGCCCGACATCACGCAGGGCACCCTCGAGCACCGGGGCGGACAGCTTTTCGTCGGTTCGGGCCGGATCCGCCGCACGATCTTCGTCAGGATCTCCGCCTACATCCCCGGCCGGCCCAACACCGTAGAAGAGCTGCGCGCGATCACGTCGCGCACCCTGGCCGAATTCGACCTGAAGGCCGAGATCGACTGCTAGCGCGTCCTGCGGTGCGTGGGCCTTCGTCCGCGACCTGCTATCGGCGCCGAGCGCTGGCCACCGCCAGCCAGTCATCGGTGGCCAGCTGGCTGCTGTGATGGGGGTCGTAGCGCCGTAGCAGCGCCGACACCCCCAGGTGCTCGACCGGCCGGAAACCGTGCCTTGTCAGTAGCGCATCCAGCGCGGCGGGGGTGAAGTCGCTGCGATACGGCTCCCCGCGCCGCGCGACCATCCGGGCAACCCGGCGCGCGCTTGCCCATTGTGCCTGCCCGGTTGCGACCCCGGCGCCGATGTAGTCGACGACGAGGCGACTGCCCGGCGCGCAGAGCGCGGCCAGATCGGCGAGCGTCGCATCGATGCCACTGCAGGTGAGATAGGGGGTGACGCCGAGCCACACGATGATGCTTCGACGGGCCGGATCGAACCCGCTGCTCACCAGGCGCTCGCGCAACACCCGTCGTTCGAAATCACAAGGCACCCACACCATTTGGGCGCCGTGATGCGGCGGAAGGTGCCGCTCGATCACGCGGCGCTTGTCCGCCTGCGTGGTGGGCGCGTCCACCTCGAAGACCGTGACCGGGTCGGCGGCACGACGAAGGGCGGTGGTGTCGAACCCCGCGCCGAGCAGTACGAGCTGGTCGATCCCGTCGCTCACGGCGGCCTGGCATTCATCGTCCGCGAAGCGCACCCGCAGCGCGATGTGGGCGTGCAGCCCGCCCCACAGCTTGTCCATCACTCGAAGGGCGGCGTCGGCTACCCGTGGATGCACCAGGATGGCCCGTAACGCCCTGTGCCCGACGAAGTGTCGCGCGTAGGGGTCGTCGAGGAGGCGACGGTGCGGTGGCCGCAGCGTCTCCGCGGCGCGTTGAGCCGCATTGGCCTGAGCCGTCCAACTGGCTGTCCGGTCGAGGCGCCGGTCGGCCGCACGCACGGTCTCTTGCTTCATTACGCAAAACATGTCGTGGTCGACGCTACGAACGGATCGGCCCATGTGTAAGGTCCAATTCAGTGGCAGATTCGTGGACCAGTTCTGCGGGCGGGGTCGACCTGCACCTCGACCTGCCTGCCGGCCGGGGCAGACGAGCGGCGCTCGAAGGTGCCCTGCGACAAGCCATCCGGGACGGGCGACTGACCCCCGGCCAACGGTTGCCGTCGTCGCGGTCGCTGGCCGCGCAGCTCGGGCTCGCACGAGGAACCGTCGTCGAGGTCTATGCACAGCTGGCGGCCGAGGGGTACCTACGCGCCCGACCCGGCGCGGCAACCGAGGTGGCTTCCGGGCCGCATAGCCAGGTGCGACTGCCCGCCGAGGCGACCTTCCCCCGCATCGCCGCCGACTTCCGTCTCGGGCGCCCGGACCTCAGCATGTTTCCTCGCGCCGAATGGCTGCGAGCGCTACGACGGGCCCTTCAGGGGACCCCGCACTCCGACCTCGGCCCGTCCGATCCGCGCGGATCGGCACGCGCGCGCGCCGTGCTAGCGGATTACCTCGGCCGGGTGCGGGGAGTGCTCACCACCGCCGAGCACATCGTGATCTGCAGTGGCTTCACGCAGGGGTTGCGGCTGGTGTGTGACGCGCTCGTCGCTGGCGGCGCGGAGTCGATCGCGCTGGAGAACCCCTGTCTGCCCGACCACCGCGCCACAGCCATCGCGAGCGGACTCTCGGTCCTCCCACTGCGCGTCGACAGCGACGGCGCCCGGCCGGAAGACTTTGCCTCATCGGCCGCGGCGGCGGTCCTCACTCCAGCGCATCAAGCCCCCCTCGGCGCCACGCTGCAGGCCGACCGACGCGCCGAATTCGTCCGGATCGCCGCAACCCGGGGCGCCTATCTGATCGAAGACGATTACGACGGCGAGTTCCGCTACGACCGCCATCCCGTCGGCGCCCTGCAGGGGCTCGCGCCAGACCACGTCGTCTATGTCGGCAGCGCCAGCAAGAGCCTGGCTCCCGGCCTCCGATTGGGCTGGATCGCGGCCCCCGCGGGCCTGCTCGATGCGGTGATCGAAGCCAAGCGGCGCGCTGACCGCGGCACAGACGTCTTGGCCCAGTTGGCATTCGCCGAGCTGGTCGAATCGGGCGGCCTGGACCGACACATCCGCCGAATGCGCCGCCGTTACCGGGATCGGCGCGACGCACTCGTCGCGACTCTCAGCCACTCGGCGCCCGCGATACGCATAAAGGGCGTCGCCGCCGGCCTGCACGCGGTCATTTCGCTACCCGAAGATCTTTCGGAAACCGACCTCGTGACCGCCGCCCGGGCACGAGACATCGCGCTCACCGGCCTCGCCCCCTTTTGGCACGGAACACGGCCGCGCGCAACGGGAATCATCGTCGGCTACGGAACACCGTTTCAACACGAATACGCCGCGGCGCTCGACCGCCTCGGTCAGTTCATGCGTCAGGTGCGCAACTGAGACCGCAGTATCCGGTACTCCAACAGCCCCGCGCGCATCTGCTCGTAGATCGCCGAGCCGGGCAGCGAAAGGAAGTTCGCCACGCGGGCATTCCCGTCGCCGTAGACCTGCTCCCAGTTGTTGCTCGCGTGATCGCGCGACGCCAGCACGTTGGCGGTGATGTCGCGGTCGTTTTCCGTGACGAAGCCCAGGGCGCTCAGCCGCGACCGCACGTAGTCCCAATCCTCGGAGCTCAAAAAGTCCGTGTGCAAGAACCACGCCCCGGGTCGGCAAATCCGGCGGACCTCGTTTAAAAACTTGGGCAGATTCCCGTAGGAGTGCGACGACTCCACGTTGAGGACGGCATTGCAGCACCCATCGGGCAGGGGAAGATCCAGCGCATCGCCGACCTTGAAGTCGATCGAATGCTTGGCGTGCGCCCGTTGGCAGAAGGCGATCGCCTCCGAGGACATGTCGATGCCCGTCACCCGCGCGGTGAACTTCTGCGCCACCTGTGCGCTGTTGCCGCCGCGGCCGCACCCGATCTCGACAACGTCGAGGCCATTCAGGTCGACGGAACCGATGACCTCGAGCACCAGGCGCACCGAGTTGGCGTTGAACGTGCCCTGCGGAATGTCGAAAGCGGATTCATTGTTCGAATCCAGCGCGAGATATCCATAATTGAGGAAAAACGACGAATCGGCGACACCGACGTCCTCTAAACGGCGGCTGAGCTTGTTGTAAAAGCTGCGCCATCCACCGGCCGTCGTAGACAGCAGGTCGTCAGCCAGGTGCTCTGACATCGCAACTTGTGAATTGTCTTCCGAGTCGGCATTCATCGAAGTTTCGCTAGGGTTGTTCATTTATGTCGCCTCAACCAGATGTGTTTTTCGCCATGATTCATGGTGTCTTTACGGATAAATAATTGTGGATCCCCCGGTCTGATCCGGCCCCCGGTCATCGAGTGGCGACGCGCATCAGCTAGCGGCTCGACGTCGAGGGGCCGTCGGTGCAAGTAGTCCAGCTGCCTCCCACTTCTCCGTGAACTTCTCCGTGAACTTCGTGGCGCCAGCGCAATTAACACCCACGACCCTGGCCACCAGGCCTCCGGCGTCGATTATCGCCCACGGCACTGGGCGGGTAGGTGCGAACGCGCCAATTGGCCGGCCCACCGTCGACGCCGGCGCCGCCTGCGTCGATTCGCCCACGGACCGCGGCCGCGAGCCGTCGCCGCCGCAGCCGGTCTACCAGGGCGTACCTCTGACGACGTCGCGGCGCGCGGGCCTAGGGCGTGGGGTCGCCCCCTTAATTCCACCAACCCCGAGACAAACCTTCATCGGGCTCAGTATCGTTTAGAACTTGTTCTACCCATGTCAAAGAGATGGTCTGGAGACACGGTGAGCATTAATCCGTTCGACGACGACGATGGCGAGTTTTTCGTCTTGATCAACGACGAAGAGCAGCACAGCCTGTGGCCGACCTTCGCCGATGTCCCAGCCGGCTGGCGGGTGGTGCACGGGGAAGCGAAACGCGCGGCGTGTCTGGACTACATCGAACAGAACTGGACCGATATCCGGCCGAAGAGTCTGCGCGAGAGGTTGGCAACGGGACAGGGCTCTGGGTAGACCGGATGGAATTTGTTGACAAGGGACTTCCGCTTACGCGGGGTCAGCTAGACATTTGGCTGGCGGAAGAAACGGGTCACTCCGGAACTGACTGGCAGCTTGGCGTTCTGGTGCGCTTCGACGGCGTGGTGCAGCGAGACGTGCTCGATCGGGCGATCCGTCACGTGATGCGCGAGGCCGAACCGGCCAGGATCGCGATCGTCGAGGTGGACGGCCAGGCCTGCCAACGGCCGATTGAGGACCCGGACGTCGCGCTGGAATTTCATGAC is from Mycobacterium conspicuum and encodes:
- the pdxR gene encoding MocR-like pyridoxine biosynthesis transcription factor PdxR — encoded protein: MADSWTSSAGGVDLHLDLPAGRGRRAALEGALRQAIRDGRLTPGQRLPSSRSLAAQLGLARGTVVEVYAQLAAEGYLRARPGAATEVASGPHSQVRLPAEATFPRIAADFRLGRPDLSMFPRAEWLRALRRALQGTPHSDLGPSDPRGSARARAVLADYLGRVRGVLTTAEHIVICSGFTQGLRLVCDALVAGGAESIALENPCLPDHRATAIASGLSVLPLRVDSDGARPEDFASSAAAAVLTPAHQAPLGATLQADRRAEFVRIAATRGAYLIEDDYDGEFRYDRHPVGALQGLAPDHVVYVGSASKSLAPGLRLGWIAAPAGLLDAVIEAKRRADRGTDVLAQLAFAELVESGGLDRHIRRMRRRYRDRRDALVATLSHSAPAIRIKGVAAGLHAVISLPEDLSETDLVTAARARDIALTGLAPFWHGTRPRATGIIVGYGTPFQHEYAAALDRLGQFMRQVRN
- a CDS encoding MbtH family protein; this encodes MSINPFDDDDGEFFVLINDEEQHSLWPTFADVPAGWRVVHGEAKRAACLDYIEQNWTDIRPKSLRERLATGQGSG
- a CDS encoding class I SAM-dependent methyltransferase; amino-acid sequence: MKQETVRAADRRLDRTASWTAQANAAQRAAETLRPPHRRLLDDPYARHFVGHRALRAILVHPRVADAALRVMDKLWGGLHAHIALRVRFADDECQAAVSDGIDQLVLLGAGFDTTALRRAADPVTVFEVDAPTTQADKRRVIERHLPPHHGAQMVWVPCDFERRVLRERLVSSGFDPARRSIIVWLGVTPYLTCSGIDATLADLAALCAPGSRLVVDYIGAGVATGQAQWASARRVARMVARRGEPYRSDFTPAALDALLTRHGFRPVEHLGVSALLRRYDPHHSSQLATDDWLAVASARRR
- a CDS encoding class I SAM-dependent methyltransferase, whose product is MSEHLADDLLSTTAGGWRSFYNKLSRRLEDVGVADSSFFLNYGYLALDSNNESAFDIPQGTFNANSVRLVLEVIGSVDLNGLDVVEIGCGRGGNSAQVAQKFTARVTGIDMSSEAIAFCQRAHAKHSIDFKVGDALDLPLPDGCCNAVLNVESSHSYGNLPKFLNEVRRICRPGAWFLHTDFLSSEDWDYVRSRLSALGFVTENDRDITANVLASRDHASNNWEQVYGDGNARVANFLSLPGSAIYEQMRAGLLEYRILRSQLRT